TATTGAAGCATGATCAGTTCCTGGTAAGCACAAAACATTCTTACCTAAAAGTCTTTGAAAACGTACTACAACATCTATTAAAGCCGTATTAAATGCATGCCCCATATGCAAAGACCCAGTTACATTTGGTGGCGGAATAACAACACAAAAAGGCTCCCCATCATCCTCAGGATTAGGACTAAACGCCTTTAGACTTTCCCATTTTTCTTGCCACTTTTTCTCTACTTCAAAAGGTGAATAATTCTCTAAAGATAATTGATCATTCATCTCTGTCATGTCCAAATTTTATTTCAATAAACTTTTTGTTTATTTTATCTTGAGAGCAGCCAATTAATGAAAATAATATTAGTTTGCAAAAAAATAAACATACATTCTACAAAAGTTTGAAGCCAGAACCGCAAGAACAACGTTTTGCATTTTTTGGTGTTGAAATAAGAAATCCACCACCACTCAAATCACCGTAATAATCTAATTTTAAATCTTTAAGTAAATTAAACTTTTTTACATCCGCGTATAAAGTTACTCCTTCAGTTCTTGAAATAGGGGATCCATTACATGTACCCGGCCTTAATTTAATATGCATCCATCCTTCGGAACAATTTTTATCCTCTATCAAATCAATCGACATTTCTCCTGGAGAACCTCCAAAAGAAGCTTGCCTAGATAGTTCTGAAGCAGCGCTTTGACTGATTGAAAGATTGACGATCTCAGTCATTAGAAAAATAATAAATGGGCGATCCAGGGTTCGAACCAGGGACATCCTGCTTGTAAGGCAGGCGCTCTACCGCTGAGCTAATCGCCCTTATAATAAACCATTCTAATAGATGAAGTTGAAATATTTATACTAAGTATTTAAATATTTCATGATTGAGGCAAAATTAAATAAATAAAATATATCCTATGTCCTCAAACGATAGATATAACTTACAAAAAAATTCCGATTTAGAGACTTTAGAAAACTTTAAAATTTTAATATCTAATATCAAATCATTAAAAGATAAAACTTGGGGATGCCCTTGGCAGAAAATACAGTCTCATAAATCGTTGATCCCATTTTTACATGAAGAAAGTAATGAATTTATAGATGCGATATATGAAAAAAAGGCGGATAACATATGTGAAGAGTTAGGAGATCTTTTATTACAAGTAATGCTTCATGCTGAAATCGGTTACGAAAAAAAAGAATTTGAACTAAATGATGTTATAAAAAATCTAAACAAGAAAATTATTAATAGACATCCATATATTTTTAAAAAAAAAGAAAAAGTATCTCTTGAAAAATCGCAACAAATCTGGGAAAACATTAAAAATTCAGAAAAAGAAACACCTCATATGGAATCATCAATAAGTAAAAATTTAAATATGACAATCAAAAATTTACCACCAATGGTTGGAACAGATAAAATCACAAATGTTGTTAAAGAATATGGTTTTAAATGGGAGAGTACCGATCAGATTTTTGAAAAGTTAGAAGAAGAGATTAATGAATTAAAGGAAGCAATTAAAAGCAATAATGATTCAGAAATAAAAAATGAATTTGGGGATATTTACTTTACCCTTCTGAATCTCTCAAACTTTTTAAAAATCAATCCTGAATCAGCTCTACAAAAAACTAATAAAAAATTTTTAGACAGGTTTTCAATCATTGAACATCATGCAGGCGATAATATAAAAAAACAAAATCCTAAAGACTTTCAACGGCTTTGGCAAATAGCCAAGCGAAAACTTAAAAGAAAAAATTCTTAAAAAGCAAATGACTAATATTTCAACATGGATAGATGAATATCATAAAGGCTCAAGATTCGGTCTAAATGGAGATGTTTTAATTAAACAAAAATCACAATATCAAGAAATTATTGTTATTGAAAATGAATACTATGGAAGAGCTTTAATGCTTGATGGTTGTTGGATGACATCACTAAAAGACGAGAAATATTATCATGAGTGTCTTGTGCATCCAGCATTAAGTAGCATTGACGAAAAATCTAATGTACTAATTATTGGTGGAGGAGACGGCGGTACAGCAAGAGAATGCGTTAAATATTCTCAAATATCGAAAATTGATCTAGTAGAAATTGACGAGGAGGTAATCAAAATATCTAAAAAATTTTTAAAAGAAATTGGAGGCGAAGCATGGAATGATAAAAGATTAGAAATACATGTTGATGATGGTGTTAAATGGGTAAAAAAAACAAGAGATAATTTTTACGACGTTATTTTTATAGATTGTTCAGATCCCTCAGAATTCTCAAATTTATTATTTTCAGATTCTTTTTATAAAGAATGTAAAAGAATACTTACACCAAAGGGGATATTAGCAACGCAAAGTGAATCTCCTGAATCCTTTAAAAATATTCACATAAATATTTTGAAAACCCTAAAAAATATATTTAAAGTTTCTAAAACTATGTATTCCTTTGTGCCTATATATCCAAGCGGGATTTGGAGTTGGACATTCGCTTCTTCAGAAGATCTAAATTTATCAAAGCAAAATTGTGATGAAGTCCTAAAAATAGAAAAAGGATGTGAAATTTGGAATTTAAATTTTCAAAATGCAGCATTCAAAATGATGCCAAATAAAATTGTAAAAGAACTAGATTAATAAGATGACAAAAAATTTATTTGATAACGAAAATGCAATTTATATGGGAGCAAAAAGAAGTCCCGAGAATTGCTCAATTGGTATATTTGGAGTTAATTATGACGGGACATGTTCCTTTAAACCAGGAGCAAGATTTGGTCCAGAAGCAATAAGACAAGTCAGTTCTTGTTTAGAAACATATTGTCCAAAAATAAAAAAAGACTTAGAGGATATTATTTATGTTGATTTTGGATCAATACTAATTGATAAAAATGACTCAAAGTCGGTTATTGAATCGGTTAAATCAGCAACAAATTATTTAATTAATAAACGTCTTAGTCCTATTATGCTTGGAGGCGAACACTCTATTACAAGAGGTGCTATTGAAGCATTAGTAAAAAAATATCCAGATTTGATATTGGTTCAACTTGATGCTCATGCAGATTTAAGAGAATCATATATAGGAAATGAACATAGTCATGCTTGTACTATGAAAAGATGCTTAGAAGTGCTACCAGAAAAGAAAATTTTACAAGTAGGAATTAGAAGTGGGACTAAGGAAGAATTTGAAATTATGCATAACAACAAACAATTAGTTAACTTTTGTCCAGGCGGAAATGCACATGAGTTAAAACAAGCTCTTCTACCGTTCGCTAAGTCTCCAATCTATTTAACAATAGATTTAGATTGGTTTGATCCCAGTTTATTAGCAGGGACGGGCACTCCAGAACCGGGAGGATTTTTTTGGAATGATTTTGAAGAAATACTGAAAACTTTAAAAGAATTTAGAATTGTGGCTTCAGACATTGTGGAATTATCTCCAGAAATTGATAAAAGCGGAGTAAGTAGCATAGTTGCAGCCAAAGTACTTAGAAGCTTAATTTTGTCATTAGAAAATATGCAATAAAAAATTTCTAAACTACAGTGTAAAAATACTAAATACAAACTAAATATTTCATGGATTTGCTAAAAAGTCCTCTTTATTCAAAATATGTTGAAGCCAATGCAAAATTAGTGGATTTTGCAGGTTGGGAAATGCCCATATCATTTTCAGGATTAATTAAAGAGCATGAATCAGTTAGATCATCAGCAGGATTATTTGATATTTCTCACATGGGTGTGATTTCTATCAAGGGAATCAATCCAAAGGATTATATTCAAAAACTTTTTCCTACTAATTTATATTCATTTTCTGAAGGTCAAGGGCTTTATACAGTAATGCTCAATGATAAAGGAGGAATAATAGATGACTTAATAATTTATGACCTTGGCATACAAGAAAATGACATATCAGAATTATTATTAATAGTTAATGCAAGTAGATATGAAGAAGATTTTCAGTGGATAAAAAATAATTTAAATAAATATGAAATTTCGATAACAAACTTTAAAAAAGACAAAGTACTTTTAGCACTACAGGGAAAAAACTCATTCGATTTATTTGAAGAATGGATTGAATCTTCGATCTCACATATCCCTAACTTTGGATGCGAATATAAAATTTTTGAACATATTTCGCCTAAAGAAAAAATTTTCTTTTCAAAGACAGGATATACAGGGGAAAATGGTCTAGAAATACTTTTATCTAAAAAAGCAGCAATTAATTTATGGGATTTCTCGATTTCCAAAAATGTTGCACCTTGTGGTTTAGGAGCTAGAGATACTCTTAGACTTGAAGCAGGCATGCATCTTTATGGTCAAGACATAAATGAAGAAACTTCTCCATATGAAGCAGGGTTAGGCTGGTTAGTACATCTAGAAAATAATCACGAATTCTTTGGCAGGAGATTTCTTGAAGAACAGTCAAGATTAGGTATTCAAAAAAAGTTAGTTGGTCTCTCTATAGAGGGTAAAGCAATAGGAAGAAAAGGTTGCTCAGTTCTTAAAGGTGAAGAAAATATTGGGAGTATAACAAGCGGCAGTTGGTCTCCAACTAAACAAAAAGCTATAGCTTTTGCATACATCAATACTTCGCATGCCTTAATAAATAATGAAGTTCAAATATTAATAAGAGGCAAAAAATTCAAAGGGGTTATAACAAAAAGAGCGTTTTATAAAAAAAATTATTAACTAAATTTACCCTTAAAGAATTATTATAAGTTATTGATAAATAAATCATACTTAGATGAGAAACAAAATTTGCGAAGAACTCAATAATACAGATATTGGTAAATTAGTTAATTTATGCGGATGGGTAGATAGAAGAAGAGATCATGGTGGTGTCATTTTTATTGATTTAAGAGACCATAGTGGATTCCTACAAATAACAATTAACCCCGATGATGGTGCAGATCTATTTAAACAGGCAGAAACTCTAAGAAATGAAACAGTAATAATGGTTAGCGGAATTATTAACGAAAGGCCAAAAGATTCAATAAATAAAAATTTAAGTACTGGAGAGTTAGAGCTTAAAGTTAAAGATTTGCAAATTCTCAACCAAATTAAAAAAAACCTACCTTTTCCAGTATCTATACATGATTATGAAAATACAAAAGAGGAACTCAGATTAAAATATAGATACCTTGATTTAAGAAGAGGTAAATTACTAGAAAATTTAAAAACAAGACATAAAATTATTAAAATTGCTAGAGAATTTCTTGATAGTTTTGGCTTTACAGAAGTAGAGACTCCATTACTTACAAAATCAACTCCAGAAGGCGCTCGCGATTTTCTTGTTCCTGCTCGTCTTTCGAATGGAGAATTTTTTGCTCTACCTCAATCCCCACAATTATTTAAACAACTTTTAATGGTGGGAGGCTTAGATAAGTATTATCAAATTGCAAAATGTTTCCGTGATGAAGACTTAAGGGCAGATAGACAGCCAGAGTTTACGCAATTAGATATTGAAATGAGCTTTATTAGTGAAGAAGAAATAATCTCTTTTAATGAAAGTCTTATAAAAAAAATATGGAAAGAAGTATTAAATATTGATTTTGATAATGCTTTTCCAAGAATGTCATGGAAAGCAGCAATGGATAATTACGGCACTGATAGACCAGATACAAGATATCAAATGTTATTAAAAGATTTAGGAGAAGTATTAGGTGATATTGGCTTTAATATTTTCACCAAGGCAATTAAGTCTGGAGGTTCTATAAAATCCATAACAGTCAAAGGAGGTAATTTGAGTATTAGCAACGTAAGAATTAAACCCGGAGGTGATATCTTCCAAGTAGCTCAAGATGCAGGAGCGGGTGGTTTGGCCTTTATAAGAGTCAAAGGAGATGAGCTTGAGACTATTGGGGCAATTAAAAATAATCTAAATGAAGAGCATATAGCTGATATTTTGAGAATCACCGAAGCGCAAGATGGAGACTTAATTCTCTTGGGTGCTGGAGATAAACAAATTGTCAACCAGTCATTAGATAGAGTGAGACAATACATCGCAAAAGACTTAAATCTCATAGATAAAAGTAAATGGAATTTCTTATGGGTAACTGATTTCCCGATGTTTGAGAGAAATGAAGAGGAAAATAGATATGAAGCTTTACATCATCCTTTTTGTTCTCCAAAAAATATAAAATCTAAAGATCCTGAAAACTTGCAAAAAGAAATCGAGGACTCTATAGCAAATGCTTATGACTTAGTTCTTAATGGCTTGGAATTAGGAGGTGGCTCTTTACGTATTCATGAAGCAAACTTGCAAAGAGAGGTTTTGAAAACGGTAGGACTTACTGCTAAAGAGATTAATGAAAAATTTGGATTTTTAATTGAAGCCTTAGAAATGGGTGCTCCTCCTCATGGTGGAATAGCGTTTGGATTAGATCGTATTACCATGCTGATCATAGGTGCAGATTCAATCAGAGAAACAATTGCATTTCCAAAAAATCAACAAGCAAAATGTCTTCTCACAAATGCGCCTTCAAATGTCTCAAAATCACAATTAAAAGAATTAGATATTGAAATAACAATTGATGAATAAGAATATATATGGATGTTCTAAAAGTTTTTTGTTTAAATAAAGTATAAGGAGGCAGTGCTTAATTAAAAATATTTAATGTCAAAATTTGTTTTTGTCACCGGAGGAGTAGTTTCTAGCATTGGTAAAGGAATTGTAGCTGCAAGCCTAGGTAGATTATTAAAGTCTAGAGGATATACTGTTTCAATATTAAAACTAGATCCATATCTAAATGTTGATCCAGGCACAATGAGCCCTTTTCAACATGGGGAAGTATTTGTAACCGAAGATGGGGCTGAAACCGATCTAGATTTAGGTCACTACGAAAGATTTACTGATACAGCAATGACTAGGTTGAATAGTGTAACAACGGGATCTATTTATCAAGCAGTTATTAATAAAGAAAGAAGAGGTAATTATAACGGTGGAACTGTGCAAGTAATACCTCACATAACGGGAGAAATTAGAGAAAGGATTCATAGAGTAGCCGCTAACAGTAATGCAGATATTATTATTACTGAAATTGGTGGAACAGTTGGTGATATTGAATCTCTTCCTTTTTTAGAGGCAATAAGAGAATTCAAAAATGATGTCAATAGGAACGATGTTGCATACATACACGTAACATTACTTCCTTACATCAAAACCTCTGGCGAAATAAAAACTAAACCAACACAACATTCAGTGAAAGAATTAAGATCAATTGGAATTCAGCCAGATTTACTTGTATGCCGAAGTGATAAATCTATCAATGAAGCTCTTAAAAAAAAGCTGAGTGGTTTTTGCGGTGTCAGTATCAACTCTGTAATTGAAGCTTTAGACGCAGACAGTATTTATTCTGTACCTCTTTCTTTAAAAAAAGAAGGTTTATGCAAAGAAACCCTGAAGTATTTAGACCTTGAAGATAAAAAATGTGATTTGAAAAATTGGGAACAACTAATACACAACCTAAGAAATCCTGGAGATCCAATAAAAGTTGCCCTTGTAGGCAAATATATTGAACTTGGAGATGCATATTTATCCGTTGTTGAAGCTTTAAGACATGCATGCATTGAACAAAAGGCTTTATTAGATTTACATTGGGTAAGTGCTGAAATGATAGAAAAGAATTCAGCAGAAACTTACTTAAATGAAGTTCATGCAATTGTCGTACCCGGGGGATTTGGCAATAGAGGAGTCAATGGAAAAATTTCGGCTATAAAATTCGCAAGAGAAAATAAAATTCCTTTTTTAGGTTTGTGCCTTGGTATGCAATGTGCAGTTATAGAATGGGCCAGGAATGTAGCTAATCTTCCAGATGCATCTAGTTCAGAACTAGACCCAAACACTCCAAATCCAGTGATACATTTATTACCAGAACAGGAAGATGTAGTTGATTTAGGTGGGACAATGAGACTTGGAGTTTATCCATGTAGATTGACAAAAAATACAACTGGAAAAAACTTATATGATGAGGATGTTATTTATGAGAGACATCGACATAGATACGAATTTAATAATTACTACAAACAAAGTTTTTTAGATTCTGGATACAAAATTAGTGGCACATCACCAGATGGCAGATTAGTTGAGTTAATTGAGTTAGAAAATCATCCATACTTCTTAGCCTGTCAATATCATCCTGAGTTTTTATCACGACCTGGCAAACCTCATCCTTTATTTAGAGGATTAATAAAAGCCTCTCAAGATAAGTTAACTCAATCAAATTAATATTCTTTATTTTTTTGAATGAAAATGACAAATTTTTTACCCTTAGTTGAACAATTTCATTCATTACAAGGTGAAGGTTATCACGCTGGAAAAAGTGCTTTTTTTATAAGATTAGCCGGATGTAAAGTTGGATGTTCGTGGTGCGATACTAAGAATTCATGGGATGAAAAAAAACACCCTTCTATATCAATTGAAAAAATAATAGATCGCATAAAAATTGCCAGAGAAAAAGGAGCATCTTTTTGCGTTATTACAGGTGGAGAACCTTTACAACATAACTTGGATAATTTTTGCAAAGCCATAAAAAAAATGACGATGGGAGAAGAACAAAAGCCAATGAAGATACATATTGAGACAAGTGGAGTTAATTCGATATCAGGAAGCTATGACTGGATTACTTTATCTCCTAAAAGACACTCACCTCCAAAAAATTATTTTTTAAAAAACTGTAATGAAATCAAAATAATTATAAATGAAATAGAAGATATTGAATTTGCTATTCAAATAAAAAATGAAACTTTAAAACAATATCAACTTTCTAAAAGCGAAGATAGCTTAAAAAAAGAAGATAAAATTTTTTATTTACAGCCAGCATGGAACAATGCAAATGGTTTCTCTCTTGCTATTGATTTCGTAAAAAATAACCCCGATTGGAAATTGAGCCTTCAAACTCACAAATACTTAAAAATCAATTGAAATCATATGACTCTTAAAAATAAATCGATAGTAGTTTTATTATCTGGAGGTTTAGATTCTTCTACAGTTACTGGTATCGCCAAAAAATCCGAAGCTAAAATTTTTGGCCTTTCATTTGACTATGGTCAACGCCATAAAAAAGAATTAAATTCTGCATCAATAATTGCAAAACACTTTGATATCGAAGAATTTAAAATAATTAAGCTTGACTTATCTTTATGGGGAGGGTCGTCATTAACTGATACTCAAAAAAATATTCCAATAGAAGGAGTACAAACTAATCAAATTCCTAATACTTATGTTCCTGGGAGAAATACTATATTTATTTCCGTTGCACTAAGTTATGCCGAAGCAATAGATGCTGATTTTATAGGATTAGGAGTTAATGCACTAGATTATTCTGGCTATCCAGATTGCAGACCTGACTACATTAAAAAATTTCAAGAATTAGCAGATTTAGCCAATAAAAGAGGAAGAGAAAATAATCCAATAAAACTTTGGACACCACTATTAGATTTAAATAAAGAGGAAATTATTAAATTAGCTTTTGATAATCATGTCCCTTTAGATAAAACATGGAGTTGTTATTCGGGTAATTCAAAACCATGCGGTAAGTGTGATAGCTGCAGAATTAGAAATACCGCTTATGAAAAATGGCTTAATAACAATAATAAAAAATGAAAATAAAAAAAATAATTCTAGAAAAATGGATAGATCCAGCATTGATTACGCATCATCTAACAAAAAAATTCGGAGATAAAGGATTAGCTTGGCTAGACAGTGATGGCAAAGAAAATGGGGAATGGTCAATAATAGGAATTAAACCTAAAAAAATAATCCAATCAAGAAATATCAATAACTTAGACAAAACTAATAATCCATTTAACAACTTAAAAAATATTGAAAAAGGATTTTGGATCGGATGGTTAAGTTATGAAGCTGGAGTATTCATAGAACCCAAGAACCCATGGCGAAAATCTAATATGGCAACTTTATGGATTGCATCATATGATCCAATCATTAAATGTAATCTAATAAAAAAAGAAATAATTATCGAAGGCACAAACTCATCCGAACTGATGAATTATAAAAACATAATCAATAATATTAAAAATATTGAAGAAGAAATTATTAAAACAAATTTGAATTTTGATTTTTCAAAAATCAATTTGGAAGAAATGGCTGAAAAATTTCAGAAAAATATTCTAAAATTAAAAAAATTAATTTCCTTAGGGGATATATTTCAAGCAAACCTAACAACTAAATGCGAAATTGAATCTTCCAAATACTATAATCCTCTAGATATTTATTTGAAAATAAGAAGAAAATTAAGAGCTCCCTTTGGAGGAATAATAATAAATAATGATAATTATAAAGAGGCTGTATTATCTACCTCGCCAGAAAGATTTATAAAAATAGATAATAAAAATTTTGTAGAATCAAGACCAATCAAAGGAACTAGATCCAGAGATAAGGATTTAAATCAAGACGCACTTAATGCTATCGATTTAATAACGAACGAAAAAGATAGAGCAGAAAATATTATGATTGTTGACCTAATAAGAAATGATTTAAGTAAAGTTTGCGAGACAGGAAGTATTATGGTGCCAGAAATATTAAAGCTTGAAAGTTTCTTAAAAGTTCATCATCTAACTTCAGTAATCAGAGGCAAATTAAAAAAAGATAAAAACTGGATTGATTTACTAAAAGCTTGTTGGCCTGGGGGCTCTATAACTGGAGCACCTAAATTAAGATCATGCCAGAGACTTTTTGAATTAGAAGAATATGAACGTGGACCTTACTGTGGCTCTTTTTTAAAGCTTGACTGGAATGGAGAGTTTGACAGCAATATACTAATAAGATCATTTTTAATTAAAGACAAAAAAATCAATATATATGCTGGTTGCGGAATAGTTATTGACTCAAATCCTGAAGAGGAAACTAATGAACTAAAGTGGAAACTTTTACCGTTAATTGATTCACTCAAATGATTGAAACATTAGGCTGGCACAAGGATCAATGGTTGGATATTGAAAGAATATTTATTGCTGCTAATAATAGAGGATTAAAATTTGCTGATGGTATATTTGAGACCATTTTGATAAAAGAAAACAAACCTATTCTTTTTGATGAACATCTGAAAAGGTTAGAAAAAAGTAGCAAGATTTTAAATATTAATCTCAAAATAAATAAATTAACTTTGAAACAACTTATTCACGATGGAATTAGAAAGTTATCGCTTAAAAATGATCAATTTGCTTCAGTAAGAATAAACTATAGTCGAGGAACTAATGAAGGTCGAACCCTAACAATTGATAGCACTTCAGAGACAAAAGATTTGGATAATATATGGCTTGAGTTCTATAGAATCAAACCAAATTTTAATCCAATAAGCGTTTGCATTAGTCAAACAGAAAAAATAAATGAATTCAGTCTTATAAGTAAATGCAAAACATTTTCATATAATCAGGCAATACAAGTTTTGACAGAAGCTAATGAAAAATCATTTGATGATTCTATCCTTTTGAATACGTCAGGTGAACTTTGTTGTGGAAGTACATTTAATCTTCTAATTAAACGAAATAATCAATGGATTACTCCTAGAAAAGAGAGCGGCTGTTTAGAGGGGATTATGATTTCTAAAGCTTTAAAATTGAAAATTGTAAAAGAAGAATTAATTCCTCCAAATTTTCAAAATGATGACATAATAATTGCAATTAATAGCTTATCTTGCAGACAAATTAATCAAGTTAATGATTTAAAGCTTAAACCTAAATTCGATCCAATTTATTTTTGGGATTTATTATATAGTTGAACTTTATTAATATCTGGTAAGTAGACATCAGAAACTTTAGTTATATTGTTATTAACCTTAAATTCAACAATTTTTCCAATAATGATAATTGATGGAGCTAAAAATTCTTTATCTTTGATTTTAGCTGGAAGATTATCTAATTTCTCAATCAAACATTTTTGATTTTTTAAAGTAGCTTCTTGAATCACAGCGCATTTGGTATTCTTATCTAAACCACCAAGAATTAATTCTTCCACAATATATTCAATATTTTTTATACCCATAAAAATTACTAAACTATCTGATGATTTAGCTAAATCTCTCCAATTCACTGTCTTTTTTTCGTTATCTACGCGCTCATGTCCAGTGACGAAAGTTACGGAACTAGCAGCATCTCTATGGGTTAGTGGAATACCAAAATATGTGGGGGCAGCTATCCCAGAAGTAATACCAGGAACGATTTCAACTGAAATTCCATTTTTTTCTAAAATCGATACCTCTTCACCACCTCTAGAAAAAACGAATGGATCTCCTCCTTTAAGCCTTACGACATTTTTGCCTTCTTTTGCCAATTTCAAAATAAGATCATTAGTTTCAGCCTGAGGTACAGAACACTTCCCAGCTCTTTTGCCTACATGGAAAATTTCTGTATTTTTTCCTGCCTCTTTTGTTATTTCATCCGGGATTAAAGCATCATGAACTAATGCATCACAGTTTTTTATTAGACGTAAAGCTTTAAGAGTCAAAAGCTCAGGGTCACCAGGACCTGCTCCAACTAAATAAACAATGCCGGGCACAATAATCTCCATTAACAAG
The genomic region above belongs to Prochlorococcus marinus XMU1405 and contains:
- a CDS encoding AIR synthase, producing MSLVRTLDRPFIIFLMTEIVNLSISQSAASELSRQASFGGSPGEMSIDLIEDKNCSEGWMHIKLRPGTCNGSPISRTEGVTLYADVKKFNLLKDLKLDYYGDLSGGGFLISTPKNAKRCSCGSGFKLL
- the mazG gene encoding nucleoside triphosphate pyrophosphohydrolase, whose amino-acid sequence is MSSNDRYNLQKNSDLETLENFKILISNIKSLKDKTWGCPWQKIQSHKSLIPFLHEESNEFIDAIYEKKADNICEELGDLLLQVMLHAEIGYEKKEFELNDVIKNLNKKIINRHPYIFKKKEKVSLEKSQQIWENIKNSEKETPHMESSISKNLNMTIKNLPPMVGTDKITNVVKEYGFKWESTDQIFEKLEEEINELKEAIKSNNDSEIKNEFGDIYFTLLNLSNFLKINPESALQKTNKKFLDRFSIIEHHAGDNIKKQNPKDFQRLWQIAKRKLKRKNS
- the speE gene encoding polyamine aminopropyltransferase, encoding MTNISTWIDEYHKGSRFGLNGDVLIKQKSQYQEIIVIENEYYGRALMLDGCWMTSLKDEKYYHECLVHPALSSIDEKSNVLIIGGGDGGTARECVKYSQISKIDLVEIDEEVIKISKKFLKEIGGEAWNDKRLEIHVDDGVKWVKKTRDNFYDVIFIDCSDPSEFSNLLFSDSFYKECKRILTPKGILATQSESPESFKNIHINILKTLKNIFKVSKTMYSFVPIYPSGIWSWTFASSEDLNLSKQNCDEVLKIEKGCEIWNLNFQNAAFKMMPNKIVKELD
- the speB gene encoding agmatinase, which codes for MTKNLFDNENAIYMGAKRSPENCSIGIFGVNYDGTCSFKPGARFGPEAIRQVSSCLETYCPKIKKDLEDIIYVDFGSILIDKNDSKSVIESVKSATNYLINKRLSPIMLGGEHSITRGAIEALVKKYPDLILVQLDAHADLRESYIGNEHSHACTMKRCLEVLPEKKILQVGIRSGTKEEFEIMHNNKQLVNFCPGGNAHELKQALLPFAKSPIYLTIDLDWFDPSLLAGTGTPEPGGFFWNDFEEILKTLKEFRIVASDIVELSPEIDKSGVSSIVAAKVLRSLILSLENMQ
- the gcvT gene encoding glycine cleavage system aminomethyltransferase GcvT, which codes for MDLLKSPLYSKYVEANAKLVDFAGWEMPISFSGLIKEHESVRSSAGLFDISHMGVISIKGINPKDYIQKLFPTNLYSFSEGQGLYTVMLNDKGGIIDDLIIYDLGIQENDISELLLIVNASRYEEDFQWIKNNLNKYEISITNFKKDKVLLALQGKNSFDLFEEWIESSISHIPNFGCEYKIFEHISPKEKIFFSKTGYTGENGLEILLSKKAAINLWDFSISKNVAPCGLGARDTLRLEAGMHLYGQDINEETSPYEAGLGWLVHLENNHEFFGRRFLEEQSRLGIQKKLVGLSIEGKAIGRKGCSVLKGEENIGSITSGSWSPTKQKAIAFAYINTSHALINNEVQILIRGKKFKGVITKRAFYKKNY
- the aspS gene encoding aspartate--tRNA ligase, whose translation is MRNKICEELNNTDIGKLVNLCGWVDRRRDHGGVIFIDLRDHSGFLQITINPDDGADLFKQAETLRNETVIMVSGIINERPKDSINKNLSTGELELKVKDLQILNQIKKNLPFPVSIHDYENTKEELRLKYRYLDLRRGKLLENLKTRHKIIKIAREFLDSFGFTEVETPLLTKSTPEGARDFLVPARLSNGEFFALPQSPQLFKQLLMVGGLDKYYQIAKCFRDEDLRADRQPEFTQLDIEMSFISEEEIISFNESLIKKIWKEVLNIDFDNAFPRMSWKAAMDNYGTDRPDTRYQMLLKDLGEVLGDIGFNIFTKAIKSGGSIKSITVKGGNLSISNVRIKPGGDIFQVAQDAGAGGLAFIRVKGDELETIGAIKNNLNEEHIADILRITEAQDGDLILLGAGDKQIVNQSLDRVRQYIAKDLNLIDKSKWNFLWVTDFPMFERNEEENRYEALHHPFCSPKNIKSKDPENLQKEIEDSIANAYDLVLNGLELGGGSLRIHEANLQREVLKTVGLTAKEINEKFGFLIEALEMGAPPHGGIAFGLDRITMLIIGADSIRETIAFPKNQQAKCLLTNAPSNVSKSQLKELDIEITIDE
- a CDS encoding CTP synthase; this encodes MSKFVFVTGGVVSSIGKGIVAASLGRLLKSRGYTVSILKLDPYLNVDPGTMSPFQHGEVFVTEDGAETDLDLGHYERFTDTAMTRLNSVTTGSIYQAVINKERRGNYNGGTVQVIPHITGEIRERIHRVAANSNADIIITEIGGTVGDIESLPFLEAIREFKNDVNRNDVAYIHVTLLPYIKTSGEIKTKPTQHSVKELRSIGIQPDLLVCRSDKSINEALKKKLSGFCGVSINSVIEALDADSIYSVPLSLKKEGLCKETLKYLDLEDKKCDLKNWEQLIHNLRNPGDPIKVALVGKYIELGDAYLSVVEALRHACIEQKALLDLHWVSAEMIEKNSAETYLNEVHAIVVPGGFGNRGVNGKISAIKFARENKIPFLGLCLGMQCAVIEWARNVANLPDASSSELDPNTPNPVIHLLPEQEDVVDLGGTMRLGVYPCRLTKNTTGKNLYDEDVIYERHRHRYEFNNYYKQSFLDSGYKISGTSPDGRLVELIELENHPYFLACQYHPEFLSRPGKPHPLFRGLIKASQDKLTQSN
- a CDS encoding 7-carboxy-7-deazaguanine synthase QueE, which encodes MTNFLPLVEQFHSLQGEGYHAGKSAFFIRLAGCKVGCSWCDTKNSWDEKKHPSISIEKIIDRIKIAREKGASFCVITGGEPLQHNLDNFCKAIKKMTMGEEQKPMKIHIETSGVNSISGSYDWITLSPKRHSPPKNYFLKNCNEIKIIINEIEDIEFAIQIKNETLKQYQLSKSEDSLKKEDKIFYLQPAWNNANGFSLAIDFVKNNPDWKLSLQTHKYLKIN
- the queC gene encoding 7-cyano-7-deazaguanine synthase QueC, giving the protein MTLKNKSIVVLLSGGLDSSTVTGIAKKSEAKIFGLSFDYGQRHKKELNSASIIAKHFDIEEFKIIKLDLSLWGGSSLTDTQKNIPIEGVQTNQIPNTYVPGRNTIFISVALSYAEAIDADFIGLGVNALDYSGYPDCRPDYIKKFQELADLANKRGRENNPIKLWTPLLDLNKEEIIKLAFDNHVPLDKTWSCYSGNSKPCGKCDSCRIRNTAYEKWLNNNNKK